Sequence from the Coriobacteriia bacterium genome:
TGACGAGCGCGCGCCGCAAACACGAAACGCCGCCCATCGGGCGGCGTTTCGTTGGACACCCCGTGATCGGGCGAGGCTATACGGCCTCGACCCGCACGACCTCCGGGATTTCGTCTTTCAGTACGCGCTCGACACCGTTGGCCAGCGTGAGCTGCGACATCGGGCAGCCACGGCAGGCGCCCTGGAGCGCAACCTTGACCACACCGTCATCCGTGACTTCGACAAGCTCGACGTCGCCACCGTCGGCCTGAAGGGCCGGCCTGATCTTGTCGAGTGCCGCCTGTACGCGTTCTCTCACAAGTGCTCTCCTTCCGAATCGTCCGGCGAGAAGCCGGGACGCTCGTGCTCCTGCGCACACGGGGAAGAACCCCCGCTCGTGCCACATCCGGGCACAGGCGCGATTCTAGCAGAAGGCGTGCCGTTCCCGCCTCTCGGCCGGAACCGCGCCGCGCGAGCGTCACCGCCCTGCGAAAACGACAGAGCCGTCGGATGTGTTCAGCGACGTCCTACTCTCCCACGGACTACACCGCAGTACCATCGGCGCTGGAGGGCTTAACTTCCGAGTTCGGAATGGGATCGGGTGTACCCCCTCCGCCAAAGCCACTGAACACATCCGACGGCTCATGACCGTCGAGTGCACGCACTCTTCTGCTTTCAAATACGGCCTCAGACGGTGCGTCCCGCACCCTGAGAGCTGCATAGCGAGTCGGAAAAGTTGAATAGAAGATCAAGACCTCGGCCTATTAGTACCGCTCGGCTGAACACATTGCTGCGCTTACACCTGCGGCCTATCAACCTCGTAGTCTACGAGGGGCCTTACCTGGTTAACCCAGTGAGAGACCTCATCTTGAGATGGGCTTCCCGCTTAGATGCTTTCAGCGGTTATCCCGACCGAACGTAGCTAACCAGCAGTGCCGTTGGTCGACAACTGGTACACCAGAGGTTCGTCCATCCCGGTCCTCTCGTACTAGGGACAGCCTCTCTCAAGTCTCTTACGCCCGCGGAGGATAGGGACCGAACTGTCTCACGACGTTCTAAACCCAGCTCGCGTACCGCTTTAATTGGCGAACAGCCAAACCCTTGGGACCTACTACAGCCCCAGGATGCGATGAGCCGACATCGAGGTGCCAAACCCTGCCGTCGATGTGGACTCTTGGGCAGGATCAGCCTGTTATCCCCGGAGTACCTTTTATCCGTTGAGCGACGGCCATTCCACTCTGAGCCGCCGGATCACTAGCACCGACTTTCGTCTCTGCTCGACTTGTAGGTCTCGCAGTCAAGCTCCCTTGTGCGCTTGCACTCTACGATCGATTGCCAACCGATCTGAGGGAACCTTACGCGCGCCTCCGTTACATTTTAGGAGGCGACCGCCCCAGTCAAACTACCCACCTGACACGGTCTCCTGCCCGGATAACGGTGCAGGGTTAGACCTCCGGCCCGACGAGGGTGGTATTCCAACGGTGGCTCCACCGAAACTGGCGTCCCGGCTTCATAGCCTCCCACCTATCCTCTACACGACGAACCA
This genomic interval carries:
- a CDS encoding NifU family protein, yielding MRERVQAALDKIRPALQADGGDVELVEVTDDGVVKVALQGACRGCPMSQLTLANGVERVLKDEIPEVVRVEAV